GGACCCCGAAGTTTTGGGGATGCACGCGGGGTTCGTTGCTGCTTGCCCGCTTCCCATGCAGTGATGGAGGGGTGAGTCACTGCGCTCCGCTCCTGCCAGGggggttttattttggtgttGTTTTCGGCTCACTCCCTTGGACTTTATTCACCGGGGTGGGGATTGTGTTTGGGAAGAgtgccttcctcttcccccagccctgtgctgcagctccGCGAGGCAGGATCCGGCCCCGGATCCTGATGGAAATCCCAGaggggctgccagcagcagccggGTGCGGGCGGTGAGTGCCGTGCCGGGCTGTGCCGGGCCTGCGATGCCCCACGGAGGGTGCAGGGGCAGTTTTAcagcagccccagagctgcgttcctgctcccctccctcctgcaccccacatAAGTCCCCTCCACAGCTGATCCCCGCTGTCAGCCCAGGCTGCGTCTCCCTCCCGTCAAACCAGCAGCTCCTCTTCAGACCGGGGAGCTCCACTTCGGTTCCCTGACCTGTTATCCTGCGGCTGTCAGTGACTGTCATGTTCTCCCTGGAGGTGGCCACAGCCCAGCACCAGGAGATGTGATCTGTGTGTGGAGGTTCAGGGTTGTTATTTTATTTGAGGacatttcagcaggaaaagtGCTTATGCAAACCTCTCGGTGGGGAGAGGGGACCTGGCTCCGGCTGGATGGAGTCATGTTCCTGCTCCGGAGCTCTCGGGCTCGTTCCCCGGCGTGCCGGCCAAGGCAGTGGTGGTTGTACAGGCAGTttcttggagagaagagatgacaCAGCGGCTTATCCACCAGGGACCTGGGATCAGCTTTCAGCTCGGTTACAGCCTTCAAATGTGGTGGCTGAGAGCTGTCACGCTGCCACCGAGGTCTTTATGCTCTGATTTATTAAGCAGGGTTGGAAACTTAAAACACTGGAGTGCATCTGGGCCTCGGTCCCTCTCCCGCTGTTCCCTGGCTGAACAGGGCTGGGACGTGGCTCATCCCCCTCCTGCTGGGGTGGCACGGGGGTGCGGAGGAATGGCCTTCATCCCCTGTGCCTGCGCTGGGCACTCCTGTGGGGTAGCAGGCAGCTACCCGAGGACGGCTCTGCCTGTCCCTTCCTCCTGTGTCTGGGAGCATGGGAGGACCCTCTCCCCTCTGTAACCCACCAGGCACCGTCTGGCACTGAGCGGGAGGCCCAGTGCCATCATCCCTCCCGCACCCTTTGCAGAGCCCCTCGCTGTCCCCGGCTGCCGAGCCATGCTCGGGCTGTCGCACGAGCCCTGGGTGCCCCAACAAGCCTGTTATTTCAGGGGGTTTTGTCCCTGATGGATCTGGGCTCCTGTCCATAACCGAAGCATGTTTGGCAGCTTTCTGAGCCCAGAGCGTTCCTGTCCAAGAGGTTTCAGTCAGCTCTCATTCCTCAGCAATCTGGTTCCTTATGTGTGAATCTGCATCCACCCAGTTTGAACCGCTCGGGACTCCGGCTGGGGTGGGTCTGCCTGTGCTGAGGCCTCTCCACTACCTCCAGGCATCTACTGTCCACGTCTTTGCGTTTCGTGGTGGCGAGGGTGGCCCGGGCTGTGAGGATGGGAGCCCTCGACCTGCTTCCAGGACGGAGGGCTTCCATCACTCGCAGAGGAGCAGGTCTGCGCGCTGCTGTGCCCTCCAGCCTGCGCAGTCGGGATGGGCTaagctttcctttccaaagGGAAGGCCCAGAGGCTGGGTGAACTCAGGTCAAGGAGCTGGAGCGAGTCAAGCCATGTGGTCGGTCCTGTTTTGAGCAAAGGAGTCTCCTTGCCGGAGGGCTCGTGCCCTGGGAGCGGGAAGCAGCTCCTGCCGCCCATCGGGGCAGGCGGGCTGGAGAGCGCGCGGTCTGCGGGGCTTcttccctggggctgctgctgctcggtGCCTGGGCAAACCGGGGGGGCCAGGACGGCACCCCGGAGCTGTGCGTGGGTCCCCGCGGGGCTGGCCCGGCAGCGTGTGACTCAGCAGTGCTCCACGCCCCACGTATGGGGCTGCAACCAGCCGGAAAACTTGCACGGAGGGTGTCGGGAGATGCCTCATAGCAGGAAACTTCCGCTTGCCGCAGCCCCGTGAAGCAGCGGGAAACCTCCTCCTGTTGACGGGGTGATGTGCGACAGGCGTGGGAGGTGGGacggggctgccgggggggtTACGCGCCCTTCGGGAGCTGCCTAGCCCCGGCGGGGTGAGGAGGATGCGCTCTCCTGCGGGGCTGTCGGTGCTGATGATATCCCGGCTGTGGCACGTGGGGCGATGCCAAAGCAGAGCCGGTGCCGGTGAGTCTCTCACCGCTTTGGCCAGCTGCAAACAGAGCACAGGACCCACTTCCTTGGGGCAGCACTTTGATAAATCAGGCTATTTCAAGGTGTGGGTCGGGTTCCCGAGGCCGCTCTGCCCCTTGGCTCAAGTGCCGTTAATCCTTCCACGTGCCCCTCGTTACGCCTGAACGCCCCGCGATGCCAGCCGGACCGGACCTCAGGGCTTGTGGCTCCTTGAAGGACCCTGGTCGGAAGGGGGGTAGGAGGTGGCGGCGATGCCGAAGCAGCTCTTTAGCCAAGGACCTGCAGGAATGTTTTAATCTCGCTCGGCGCTCCACTTGAGCCGGTCTCAGGAGGTGCCACCGCCCGGGGCTGAGAAGTGGCTGAAGAGCCCGAGGCAGAGGGTTTGGGGCTGAGCGGCCGCATCTGGGGCTGCAGAGGCCTCTCgcgggggctgctgcaggcagggctgaggggTCCTTTCCTTCCCAGCCTCTTTTCCCCAGAGAATGGATCACTGACCCTGTGGAGGGGTCAAAACTGGGGACCTGCTGTCCTGGCTGGCCCTGCACTGACCCCTGTACAGCTGCTGGCAACCGGCTCTTCCCACCTCCAGCTGCCCCGGGTCTGCTGCCAGAGCACAGCCTCTCCGGGGCAGAGCTGTGCCCGTGCTGGCGAGTGCacctgccctgtgccagcagcCCACCCTGGCCCACCCGTCCAGGGGCACCACGTCCCTGGGCACGGCTGGCAGCGGTGGAAAGGCTTGTAGGTGGCCTGTGGTCCTCAAGCCACTGCTCAGAGATTTGGCAGGGAGCAAGGAAGGGTCTGCCCAGCCTTGGAGGGAACGGTGGATGTTTTCCGGGTGCACTTGATAACTCGggtctgtttttccttcctccagcgTGTGGCCCGGGAACCTTCAAATCTAAGCAGGGGGAAGgtccctgctctccctgccctcccaaCAGCCGGACCACCTCCGGAGCCGCCATGGTCTGCACGTGTCGAAACGGCTTTTTCCGGGCGGACACGGACCCCGCAGACAGCGCCTGCACCAGTGAGTCCTGCCCTGGGCCAGGAGGGGAGGCGAGGGGAGGTGTGGAGGCAGTGGGGGTCCGTGCCAGCGGTCAGGGGGAGTGCGCTGTGCGCACGCCAGAGGTGATCCGGGCATGGGGGCACGCCATCCCTGACCCCCACGTTCCCCCCGCAGGCGTCCCCTCCGCCCCCCGCAGCGTCATCTCCAACGTGAACGAGACGTCGCTGGTGCTGGAGTGGAGCGAGCCACAGGACACGGGCGGGCGGGACGACCTGCTCTACAACGTCATCTGCAAGAAGTGCAGCGTGGAGCGGCGCCTGTGCACCCGCTGCGACGACAACGTGGAGTTCGTGCCGCGCCAGCTCGGCCTCACCGAGCGACGCATCTACATCAGCAACCTGATGGCCCACACCCAGTACACCTTCGAGATCCAGGCTGTGAACGGCATCTCCAACAAGAGTCCTTACCCTCCCCATTTCGCCTCTGTCAACATCACCACCAACCAGGCAGGTCagtggagctgctggagagcaggggCTGGCTCTCCGCCGCAGAGCGGAGCGGGGATTTCTTGCTGACAGCCTTGGAGGCTGCAGTCCTTTGTGCTGCCGCCTTACTGGCTCTTCGCGCCTGCATCTAATCCCCTGGGTAAATTCTCCTCTCTGTTTAACGTGTGTCCCTGGAGGAGATGAGATCAGAACGCTTGCAAGCGGAGAGGGGCAGGGTTGGCAGATGCTCTGGAGAGCTCTGGATCTCCTAGACCTACCCCAGAGATGTGCCTGCTgtgaagggaggaggaaggaaatgagATTTGTCCCCTGTGGGCCTGGGAAGGCTCAGCACCAGCCCAAACCTTCGCAGCCAGCCGAGTGCTCTGCcgttccctccttcctcccgcTCTGGCCTGGCTCCAGCGTGCTGGTAATCTCCAGCCGCCGCGCTCTGATCTGATTTCATGGGTCTCGTCGGTGGGGTGGAGTGTGGAGCTCCTGgtgaaaggaggagaggaggaagccCTGCTTTGGGCTGGCAgggcccttccccagaccagtTTGCAGCTAGGCATGGGGCAAAGTGTTACCTCGATGCTATTTCCAAGGGTCCCCTTGGTCCCTTATCACCATGGCTGTAAGACAGTGAGATCGCACCTCCCTACGGAGATTTGTGGTCTCAGAGCTTTTCCATCCCTTTCCACTGGGGTTATCCAAGCGGGTCCCAGGCAGAGAGTCCCCCGGGCCGATGCAGGATGGAGCAGGGAGCCTGGCACAGGTGGCTCattcctcccctgccctcttTCCTAGCCCCGTCTGCCGTGCCCACGATGCACCTGCACAGCAGCACCGGAAACAGCATGACGCTGTCGTGGACTCCTCCAGAGAGACCCAATGGCATCATTCTCGACTACGAGATCAAGTACTCGGAGAAGGtaaagcaggaggcagagcagcctttcccctcctccagcccttctGGCAAAGAGGGTCCCTGCAGAGACAGTGCCCAGGGGATGGAGGGGCAGCAAAGCAGGGAATCGCTTCACAGAGGTGACACCTACGTGTCTGCCCTACAGCAAGGCCAGAGTGATGGCATCGCCAACACGGTCACCAGCCAGAAGAACTCGGTGCGGCTGGACGGGCTGAAGGCCAATGCTCGGTATATGGTGCAGGTCCGGGCACGCACAGTGGCTGGGTACGGCCGCTACAGCCTCCCCACGGAGTTTCAGACAACTGCGGAGGACGGTAGGAACCAGGACTGAGCTGCCTCCATCCCCCAGCCCTCTGATGtgtgctccttccccagcttgaTTTTGattcctgcctctccctccgTCAGGCTCCACCAGCAAGGCTTTCCAGGAGCTGCCCCTGATTGTGGGTTCAGCCACTGCGGGGCTGCTGTTCGTCATCGTTGTGGTGATCATCGCTATCGTCTGCTTCAGGTACTGGCTTTGCAGGGAGGGAGGGTTCAGAGCTGGGCTTGGGGGTTGCTCATGTCTGCCCTAGAGCTTTCCCCCTTGCCTGTGGGTAGAGCTTGTGCAGCTCCAGTCTGAGAGTGAAGGACTGGACCTGCCACACATGGGTACTGGAGCACAGGTCCTGTGGGAGGACTGTGCATCTCTGcttccccagcaccagctgGGACTGTGCCCGGGCTCCTGCCATCCTCTCTCAGCACAACTAGGCCATCTTCTCCCATCACACCTCGGGCGGAGGGATGGCTCTGCTCACAGGCTGCCGGAGGGGAAGCCCTCTGGCATAGACTGTCTGTGCTGGGATTTGGAAGCTGGCAGCGAATGTCTTTGCCCCATCAGGAAAGGGATGGTTACTGAACACCTCCTCTCGTCTCCTTTGGGCAGGAAGCAACGCAACAGCACGGACCCCGAGTACACGGAGAAGCTGCAGCAGTACGGTGAGTGTGAGAGCCCAGCAAatgggctctgcctgccctgtcCCAACTCCTGCCCCATGCACAAGCGAAGGGGGAGCCTTCACTAGCCAGGGACCAGGAGGGGTGGGCTGACAGCCAGCCAGGCTGGCTCAGCGTCCGTCACCAGTGTTGCATCCCTCCCGGTGATGGCTCCTCTGCCCTTGCAGTCACCCCTGGGATGAAGGTCTACATTGACCCCTTCACCTACGAGGACCCCAACGAAGCCGTTCGGGAATTCGCCAAAGAGATTGACATCTCCTGCGTCAAAATCGAGGAGGTCATCGGAGCAGGTAATTCCTGGGGCTGGGCACAGTGGCAGCTGCGACCACTGCCTCTCACCCTGCTCCACGGCTCACCGTGCTgcccccttctctccttccccaccacaGGGGAGTTCGGCGAGGTGTGCCGTGGGCGTCTGAAGCTGCCTGGCCGCCGCGAGATCTTCGTGGCCATCAAGACGCTGAAGGTGGGCTACACGGAGCGGCAGCGGCGGGACTTCCTGAGCGAGGCCAGCATCATGGGCCAGTTCGACCACCCCAACATCATCCACCTGGAAGGTGTGGTGACCAAGAGCCGCCCCGTCATGATCATCACAGAGTTCATGGAGAACTGCGCGCTCGACTCCTTCCTCAGGGTGAGCATccgtcccctcctgccctcggctgggggctgcagcacaTGGGGAACAGCAGCTCCAAGCCCTCCTCCATCTCTCTGCATTGTTATGCTGGCATccctggggctgagctgtgcaTAGACATCATGGGGTGGGGAAAGAGAGGTGGCTCTAGGGAGAACGAAGGTGCTGGTAGCACGTTGGGATCCTTCCCCAATCCATTTGGGGTGTTGCAAACTCCTCTGATCTCTCCTCTGGCAGCTGAATGACGGGCAGTTCACGGTCATCCAGCTGGTGGGAATGCTGCGAGGCATTGCCGCCGGCATGAAGTACCTTTCAGAGATGAACTACGTGCACCGGGATCTGGCTGCCCGCAACATCCTGGTCAACAGCAACTTGGTCTGCAAAGTGTCTGACTTCGGGCTCTCTCGCTTTCTGGAGGACGACCCAGCTGACCCCACCTACACCAGCTCCCTGGTATGGGACACTCAGGGGGGATCCACCCAtccaggggtggggggagacaCCCCAGGTATGTGCTCAATAACAGAGCTGTGTGTCCCGGCAGGGGGGCAAGATCCCGATCAGATGGACGGCTCCCGAGGCCATCGCCTACCGCAAATTCACTTCAGCCAGCGACGTGTGGAGCTACGGCATCGTCATGTGGGAAGTGATGTCCTACGGGGAGCGACCCTACTGGGACATGTCCAACCAGGACGTAAGtgctccctggggagcagggagctgtgggCCACCCATGGGGGCCTGGGTGGCTCACCACCTTCTTCTGCATGTCTGTCCGCAGGTGATCAACGCAGTGGAGCAGGATTACCGCCTGCCACCCCCCATGGACTGCCCAACAGCACTGCACCAGCTGATGCTAGACTGCTGGGTGCGGGACCGCAACCTGCGGCCCAAATTTGCACAGATCGTCAACACGCTGGACAAGCTCATCCGCAACGCTGCCAGCCTGAAAGTCATCGCCAGCGTTCAGTCTGGGTCAGTGGCATCCCCGCCTCCAGCCAGGACTCCCCCCAAGCCCGGGGAATGCTGGGGTGGTTGGGACAGATGTAGGAgggcagggaaaagaaatctcCCCCGCTTCCAGTTACACGTCTCTGTCCCCTGCTCCCTCTGACCTGTGGCTCTCTTGCCCTTTAGCATCTCCCAGCCGCTCCTGGACCGCACAGTCCCGGATTACACCACCTTCACCACTGTGGGAGACTGGCTGGACGCCATCAAAATGGGACGGTACAAGGAGAACTTTGTCAATGCCGGCTTTGCCTCCTTCGACCTGGTGGCACAGATGACTGCGGAGTAAGTCTCTGAcggcagaggagggagagggctggggcagcggAGTGTTGTCCCTTGTCCCAGCAgtcagctcctcctgcctgaGCATGTGGAGAGCTGAGTTGTGCGTGGGGTTTTCCCAAGTGGGTTAAGGTCTGGGATTCAGCATCCTGTCCCCTGTGGTGTTAGAGGGACACCGGAGCTTGGCAGAGGGCTGTACTGAAGATGGGTCCCTTGGCAGCAGATAGATGTGGCAGGGCCATGTGCTGGTgttgctgctggcagggagctgAGTCTTCACCTTCTCCTTGCAGAGACCTGCTGAGGATAGGAGTGACGCTAGCAGGGCACCAGAAGAAGATCCTGAGCAGCATTCAGGACATGAGGCTGCAGATGAACCAGACGCTCCCGGTGCAGGTTTGACCGGAGGGGACTCTGCATTGGAACGGACCGAGGGAACCTGCCAACCAGGTTCAGTTTGCGGTGCAGCCCGGCTTCCCGTTTCCCCCTTCACACGGCGCTCCTCTGCCTCGGACGGTCGCctgggacgggacgggacgggccACCCTTCCCTGGATCGGAGGCACTCGTGCCGAGAGGGAGCCCAGCTTTTCGTCCCGTGTCCTGGAGCGGCGAGGCAGCAACACATCTTCATATTGAAGATGGATTATGGGACAGAGATGGCACGTCCTGCTTCCCGCCCTGTCTCGGTGCTCATCGGTTTGAAGAGTTGTTCTGCTTCTTGGATTTCTTTTCACCCCGTTTTCCCCCCAAGTCCTCACTTCCCAACCCTCCCCGAGGCCACAGACTGTTGACCCGTCCGCTGAGTCCGTCAGACACGTCCGAAGCCTTCCCTGACTCTGGTCCCCGCGTGGAAGCAGCCGGGGCAGGCCAAGCCagcggcagggccggggccaCCAGCCCCAGACAatcactcctctcctccagccctgacaGCCCCTCCACCCGAGGGTCTGCACTGGAACGTGTCCAAAGGGAAGGCTTCGCTCCCTTTCTTGGCTTTGCACGCCAGAACCCGAACCCCGTCAGATTTACTATGCAGGGAGttaggcaaaagaaaaaaaaaaaaaaagaaaaaaaaaaaagttatattaaaaaaaaataagagggagcagaaaggggagggagggggaccAGGTGCCCGGCTCCACATCTCTGACCCTCTTGGTTCTCCCGGCCGGCTCTGGACTGCAGAGCGAGGCCATCAGCACGTTTGCACAGGGACCCTCCGCCCCCGGACCGATGGCAGCCGCGCTCCCCCAAGGGGCTGGAgagtggggctggggcgggggccACGCCGGGGGCCGAGGCCCTGTCTCCCCCAGCCTCCTCTTTTATGCAGAAGGAGCGGGTGCCGCCGGCGTGGCCGCCCCGCTCCTGACACACGCTGTGATTGCTGCCAAAAGACTCACTCCCCTTCCCCTGCGGAGTCACTGCAGCCCGGTTCCTCCAGCCGAGGGAGAGTCTCCCGGCGTGCCTGAGTGTGCGTGAGTGTGTGCGAGCGTGCGTGGGTGTGTGCTGGCCGGCAGGACTGCGGAGGCCACGGGCAGAATAAAGGCAATAAGAATTTTACCAGAGTTTCCTTTGCTCGATCGCGTTTCTCCCTCCAGCGAGCCTGGCTGCCTGCTTGCGGCTTCGCTGCCTGCCAGGGTCCTCTTCCTCCTGGCCAGCCCCAGGCTGGCTCTGTgcccccctctgctcccccttTCTCTCGCTGTCACGTATTCGGTTGGTCCCGCAGGGTTCCCCTCGGCACCGGTGCTGCCGCAGGGTTGCAGCGATGCTGTACCCACCCTGCAGTGCCCGGGGACCCAGCTCCTCCCCCCCAGGGTGCGTAGGGTGGAGGTTATGAGTCCCAGGGCAAAGCCAGCCATGGAACTCCATCTAATGCACTAAGagatgctcattttttttccccccatcccctcctcaaGTCAAGCTGGAACTGTGGGAACCAAACCCGGTGTGTGAAGACTGAGTGAGGAGCAGCCGGGCTtgctccccatcccactgctggcaggtccctgcagccccagggcttCTCCCCAGAGCACtggtcctcctcctcctcctcctctgctctccccaggcAGAGTCAGGCCCCGGGCAGGAGCATTGCGGCAACCACCATCCCTGAGTCACCGGCCTCGCTCCTCCTTTCCGTGCCACGGCAGCTCTGAGCCAGGTGGGAGCACGCCAGTGCCAGCAGCAAGGTAacccccccggggctgcggtTCCTGGGGAGCCAGGCAGCGGGGTCCCCTTGCTCTCAGCCCTGGGGGGACTGCTCCCTAGTAGCCAAGTGGGACCCCAAAATGCTCATGC
This DNA window, taken from Nyctibius grandis isolate bNycGra1 chromosome 8, bNycGra1.pri, whole genome shotgun sequence, encodes the following:
- the EPHB3 gene encoding ephrin type-B receptor 3, translating into MDTKWVTSELAWTTHPETGWEEVSGYDEAMNPIRTYQVCNVREANQNNWLRTKFIQRQDVQRVYVELKFTVRDCNSIPNIPGSCKETFNLFYYESDTDSASANSPFWMENPYIKVDTIAPDESFSKLESGRVNTKVRSFGPLSKNGFYLAFQDLGACMSLISVRAFYKKCSNTIAGFAIFPETLTGAEPTSLVIAPGTCIPNAVEVSVPLKLYCNGDGEWMVPVGACTCAAGYEPTMKDTQCQACGPGTFKSKQGEGPCSPCPPNSRTTSGAAMVCTCRNGFFRADTDPADSACTSVPSAPRSVISNVNETSLVLEWSEPQDTGGRDDLLYNVICKKCSVERRLCTRCDDNVEFVPRQLGLTERRIYISNLMAHTQYTFEIQAVNGISNKSPYPPHFASVNITTNQAAPSAVPTMHLHSSTGNSMTLSWTPPERPNGIILDYEIKYSEKQGQSDGIANTVTSQKNSVRLDGLKANARYMVQVRARTVAGYGRYSLPTEFQTTAEDGSTSKAFQELPLIVGSATAGLLFVIVVVIIAIVCFRKQRNSTDPEYTEKLQQYVTPGMKVYIDPFTYEDPNEAVREFAKEIDISCVKIEEVIGAGEFGEVCRGRLKLPGRREIFVAIKTLKVGYTERQRRDFLSEASIMGQFDHPNIIHLEGVVTKSRPVMIITEFMENCALDSFLRLNDGQFTVIQLVGMLRGIAAGMKYLSEMNYVHRDLAARNILVNSNLVCKVSDFGLSRFLEDDPADPTYTSSLGGKIPIRWTAPEAIAYRKFTSASDVWSYGIVMWEVMSYGERPYWDMSNQDVINAVEQDYRLPPPMDCPTALHQLMLDCWVRDRNLRPKFAQIVNTLDKLIRNAASLKVIASVQSGISQPLLDRTVPDYTTFTTVGDWLDAIKMGRYKENFVNAGFASFDLVAQMTAEDLLRIGVTLAGHQKKILSSIQDMRLQMNQTLPVQV